TGCATTCTGATGATGAATACCCTGGAACCGGCATCGGGCTTACTATTTGTAAGAAGATTGTAGTTAATCTTGGAGGTGCTATATGGATAGAATCAGAACCGGGGCAGGGAACAAAAGTGAAGTTTACCATTCCAATAAGGAGGGAAACAAATGAGTAAAGCAAAAGTACTGCTTGTGGAAGACAAACAAAGCGATGTCAGGCTGGTGCAGGAGGCGTTTAAAATTTTAAATATTGATGTTGATTTTAATGCCGTTTATGACGGGAAAGAAGCCGTAGATTATATTTTTAAGAATGGTAAATATGCCGGGGCGCAGACTCCTGACATTGTAATTATGGACATAAAAATGCCAAAAAAGAACGGCAGGGAGGTTTTAAAAGAAATAAGGGAGAATGAGTCCACCAAAGATATAGCGGTATTTATGCTTACAAATTCCGATGCCAAAGAGGATATTCTGGATTCGTATGAACACAGGGCTAATTCCTATATGACAAAACCGCTTGAACTTTCAGAATTTGTAGAGATAATAAAGTATATTAATGATATGTGGCTTAAAAAAATGAATTAGAAACAGAAGTTATTAAAAAGGGGAAGGCGGAGGTTTTTATATGGCTATATTATCTGTTCTGCTTGTAGATGACAAACCGGGAGATGTAAGGCTTGTTGTGGAAGCGTTTAAGGAAAGTAGGGTGCAGAATAATTTAAGTATAGTGGGCGATGGGGAAGAAGCGATAAGTTTTCTTAAACAGGAAGGCAAATATCAGAATGCGCCAAGGCCTAATCTGGTGTTGCTTGACCTGCGCCTTCCGGGATTGAACGGGCTTGAAGTGTTAAAGCAGATTAAGGGCAATGAAAAAATAAGC
This DNA window, taken from Candidatus Goldiibacteriota bacterium, encodes the following:
- a CDS encoding response regulator: MAILSVLLVDDKPGDVRLVVEAFKESRVQNNLSIVGDGEEAISFLKQEGKYQNAPRPNLVLLDLRLPGLNGLEVLKQIKGNEKISGIPVIVLSNSDSEADINSAYKYMANCYIVKPFAMAEFIEVVKYMEKFWMNCVRLPGQKL
- a CDS encoding response regulator, which codes for MSKAKVLLVEDKQSDVRLVQEAFKILNIDVDFNAVYDGKEAVDYIFKNGKYAGAQTPDIVIMDIKMPKKNGREVLKEIRENESTKDIAVFMLTNSDAKEDILDSYEHRANSYMTKPLELSEFVEIIKYINDMWLKKMN